The proteins below are encoded in one region of Coturnix japonica isolate 7356 chromosome 10, Coturnix japonica 2.1, whole genome shotgun sequence:
- the SENP8 gene encoding sentrin-specific protease 8 gives MDPVVLSYMDSLLRQSDVALLDPPNWLNDHIIGFAFEYFANDQFQEFGDQISFISPEVAQFIKCALSQEEIAIFLQPLDLLHKKLVFLPINDNSSQAAGGTHWSLLVYFRDKKCFAHYDSHSKCNSAHAKQVAGKLEAFLGKRGGKATFVEEKAPAQQNSYDCGMYVICNAEVLCQGYFRGQQEPLLQLLTPSYITQKRSEWKALITKLAQKCSGCSQVTALSA, from the coding sequence ATGGACCCTGTGGTTCTCAGTTACATGGACAGCTTGCTGAGGCAGTCAGACGTTGCCCTGCTGGATCCTCCCAACTGGCTCAACGATCACATCATTGGCTTTGCCTTTGAGTACTTTGCCAACGACCAGTTCCAAGAATTTGGCGATCAGATTTCCTTTATCAGCCCCGAAGTGGCTCAGTTCATCAAATGTGCCCTTAGTCAGGAAGAAATAGCCATATTCCTTCAGCCTCTGGACTTGCTCCACAAGAAGCTGGTGTTCCTGCCCATCAATGATAACTCCAGCCAGGCAGCAGGGGGCACCCACTGGAGCTTACTGGTTTACTTCAGGGACAAAAAGTGCTTTGCCCATTATGATTCCCACAGCAAGTGCAACTCTGCCCATGCCAAGCAAGTGGCAGGGAAACTGGAGGCCTTTCTGGGGAAAAGAGGAGGCAAAGCAACCTTTGTGGAGGAGAAAGCACCGGCCCAGCAGAACAGCTACGACTGCGGGATGTACGTGATCTGCAATGCTGAGGTGCTGTGCCAGGGGTACTTCAGGGGACAGCAGGAGCCTCTGCTACAGCTCCTCACCCCTTCCTACATCACACAGAAGAGAAGCGAGTGGAAAGCTCTCATTACCAAGCTTGCACAGAAGTGTTCTGGGTGCTCCCAAGTCACTGCTCTCAGTGCCTGA